In Terriglobia bacterium, the sequence CCTTGCGCGCTCGCCCGCGTGCCGTCTTCGACGTCTGTCCCTCGCCTCCGCTGCATTGGACGAATTTCGCCGCCCACAACATGCTCCAGTTGGCGCGTGCCGGCGTGCCCGCGCAAATCGTGTCCATGCCGATGGCGGGCGCTACCGCGCCGGTCACGCTGATCGGCTCGGTCACGCAGCACGCCGCCGAAACCATCGCCGGCATCGTCATCCATCAACTTGCCGCCGCGGGAGCGCCCGTGGTGTGGGGCGGTGCGCCTTCTATTCTCGACATGCGCACCGGCATCGCGCCCGTCGGCGCCATCGAGACCGTCATGCTCAACCTCGCGTGCGCTGAAGTCGGCAAGCATCTCGGCCTGCCCACGCACGGCTACCTCGTTGCTAGCGACGCCAAGCTGCTGGACGCTCAAGCCGGTGCGGAATCCGGGATCTCTGCGGTTCTGGGCGCGCTGGCCGGCATCAACATGATCTCCGGCGCTGGCATGATCGATTCCCTCGCCTGCCACAGCGCGGAAACACTGGTGCTCGACGCCGAGCTAATCGCATCCGCCCGCCGCCTGCTGAAGGGGGTTGAGACTCCAACCTCGACTCTCGCCACCGCAATGTTCGCCTCGCTGCCAAAGGAAGGATTTCTGGCGTCGCGCGAAACCCGGGCGCTCTTCCGCACCGAGCACCACCTGCCGTCGGCCGTCATTGACCGCGACAACTATCAGGAAGGCGCGGTCAGCGACGCCTTTTCCCGCGCGCACGACGCCATCCCGCGGTTGCTCGCTTCGTACTCCCGCCCCGCGCTCAACCCCACTTTGCTGGCCGGCTTCGACGAATTACTCGCGCGGCAAGCGGCCAAATTCGGCGTTGCTTTCTCTCCTCCGACGCTCGAAAACGCCGCCCCGCTTCACGCCGACGCGCCTTAAACCGCCTGCATTAGAACGGTCCAGAACTGCTGACGTATACTCGAATCGAGGATCCTCGCTTGCCTGAGCGTCGCCATTTGATCGTCGGCATCACCGGCGCCACCGGCGCCATTATTGGTGTGCGCATCCTGCAGCTTCTCCAGGGCACC encodes:
- a CDS encoding trimethylamine methyltransferase family protein; this translates as AVVCVDVPEPLADLYRLYVVLAHSGKPIVTGAFSAESLQGMLDLLALDAGSPAALRARPRAVFDVCPSPPLHWTNFAAHNMLQLARAGVPAQIVSMPMAGATAPVTLIGSVTQHAAETIAGIVIHQLAAAGAPVVWGGAPSILDMRTGIAPVGAIETVMLNLACAEVGKHLGLPTHGYLVASDAKLLDAQAGAESGISAVLGALAGINMISGAGMIDSLACHSAETLVLDAELIASARRLLKGVETPTSTLATAMFASLPKEGFLASRETRALFRTEHHLPSAVIDRDNYQEGAVSDAFSRAHDAIPRLLASYSRPALNPTLLAGFDELLARQAAKFGVAFSPPTLENAAPLHADAP